A window of the Cucurbita pepo subsp. pepo cultivar mu-cu-16 chromosome LG01, ASM280686v2, whole genome shotgun sequence genome harbors these coding sequences:
- the LOC111792982 gene encoding uncharacterized protein LOC111792982 — MDLLGSECSGGCESGWTLYLEQSFLSHGGSDRIVGRESGFCDGYWRAEATEEHEVEEDLSMVSDASSGPPHFFEDEACSHEDDGHFSHASKSVTPEKNKGKKQKITEYQCHDQPSSFLDDTASSPARNFTANNFTNQGSMESFLGLSQTSHFEERSSFTEHFGFLQSSLSGNRLQKNQWFEGKGIGMR; from the exons ATGGATTTGTTGGGTTCTGAGTGTAGCGGTGGGTGTGAGTCTGGTTGGACTCTGTATTTGGAgcaatcttttctttctcatgGCGGCTCTGATCGCATTGTTGGCCGAGAAAGTGGTTTCTGTGATGGATATTGGAGAGCTGAAGCTACTGAAGAACATGAAGTTGAGGAGGATCTTTCTATGGTCTCTGATGCATCTTCTGGCCCTCCACATTTCTTTGAAGATGAGGCTTGCTCTCATGAAGACGATGGGCATTTCTCTCATGCTTCTAAGTCAGTAACACCGGAGAAGAACAAGGGAAAGAAGCAGAAAATTACAGAATATCAATGTCATGATCAGCCATCTTCCTTCCTAGATGACACTGCTAGCTCCCCTGCTCGCAACTTCACTGCT AATAACTTCACCAATCAAGGCTCAATGGAAAGCTTCTTGGGCTTGTCTCAAACCAGTCATTTTGAG GAAAGATCATCATTTACAGAGCATTTTGGGTTCCTTCAATCTTCTCTATCAGGAAATAGATTACAAAAGAACCA GTGGTTTGAAGGGAAAGGAATAGGAATGAGATGA
- the LOC111788631 gene encoding cyclin-D4-1-like isoform X2 has translation MSLSPHQSAASSSDDSVIFTLLQSELDHMPRRDYVLRCRDRSIDVTARHDSINWILKRRNGWPFQLLSVACLSLAAKMEEPQVPLLLDLQIFEPQYVFEPKTVQRMELWIMSILNWRLRAVTPFDFLHHFISDQPSSSATDGGDCDSDGDDCHLLFSISSDLILSTTRVIDFLGFRPSAIAAAAVLCAAGERLDSPAVCGHFLTADRVEMVRSCHQLMEEYVIDTCPLGLRKQRNEEAEQPAPPSPVGVLDAAACGSCDTRLDNLGSTSHEPAAPSAEPQTKRLRSSAPDVQEQ, from the exons ATGTCTCTCTCTCCTCATCAATCTGCCGCTTCTTCCTCCGATGACTCTGTCATTTTCACCCTTCTTCAGTCGGAACTCGACCACATGCCTCGCCGTGACTATGTTCTCCGGTGTCGTGACCGGTCGATCGACGTCACCGCTCGCCATGACTCCATCAACTGGATCTTGAAG CGGCGGAATGGATGGCCGTTTCAGCTGCTATCGGTGGCGTGTTTGTCATTAGCAGCGAAAATGGAGGAGCCTCAGGTCCCATTGCTTTTGGACCTCCAAATCTTCGAGCCTCAATACGTCTTCGAGCCCAAAACGGTTCAGAGAATGGAGCTTTGGATCATGTCTATTCTCAATTGGAGATTACGCGCCGTCACGCCTTTCGATTTCCTCCACCACTTCATCTCCGATCAGCCTTCTTCTTCCGCTACAGACGGCGGCGATTGCGATAGTGACGGCGACGACTGCCATCttctcttctcaatttcttccgATCTCATTCTTAGCACTACACGCG TGATCGATTTCTTGGGGTTCCGGCCGTCCGCCATTGCTGCCGCCGCCGTTCTCTGCGCTGCTGGTGAGCGATTGGATTCTCCAGCGGTTTGTGGCCATTTCCTTACGGCGGACAGAGTC GAAATGGTGAGAAGCTGTCACCAACTAATGGAGGAGTACGTGATTGACACGTGTCCGTTAGGCCTCCGAAAACAACGGAATGAAGAAGCCGAGCAGCCGGCTCCCCCGAGTCCAGTCGGCGTGCTCGACGCGGCTGCATGCGGTAGCTGTGACACGCGCTTGGACAATCTCGGCTCTACTAGCCATGAACCCGCCGCTCCCTCAGCCGAACCTCAGACTAAACGGCTGCGATCCTCTGCGCCGGATGTACAGGAGCAGTAG
- the LOC111788631 gene encoding cyclin-D2-2-like isoform X1 — MSLSPHQSAASSSDDSVIFTLLQSELDHMPRRDYVLRCRDRSIDVTARHDSINWILKVHAHYNFKPVTAILSVNYFDRFLSSNFLPRRNGWPFQLLSVACLSLAAKMEEPQVPLLLDLQIFEPQYVFEPKTVQRMELWIMSILNWRLRAVTPFDFLHHFISDQPSSSATDGGDCDSDGDDCHLLFSISSDLILSTTRVIDFLGFRPSAIAAAAVLCAAGERLDSPAVCGHFLTADRVEMVRSCHQLMEEYVIDTCPLGLRKQRNEEAEQPAPPSPVGVLDAAACGSCDTRLDNLGSTSHEPAAPSAEPQTKRLRSSAPDVQEQ; from the exons ATGTCTCTCTCTCCTCATCAATCTGCCGCTTCTTCCTCCGATGACTCTGTCATTTTCACCCTTCTTCAGTCGGAACTCGACCACATGCCTCGCCGTGACTATGTTCTCCGGTGTCGTGACCGGTCGATCGACGTCACCGCTCGCCATGACTCCATCAACTGGATCTTGAAG GTGCACGCTCACTACAATTTCAAACCGGTCACTGCGATTCTCTCCGTTAATTACTTCGATCGCTTTCTCTCCTCCAATTTCCTTCCG CGGCGGAATGGATGGCCGTTTCAGCTGCTATCGGTGGCGTGTTTGTCATTAGCAGCGAAAATGGAGGAGCCTCAGGTCCCATTGCTTTTGGACCTCCAAATCTTCGAGCCTCAATACGTCTTCGAGCCCAAAACGGTTCAGAGAATGGAGCTTTGGATCATGTCTATTCTCAATTGGAGATTACGCGCCGTCACGCCTTTCGATTTCCTCCACCACTTCATCTCCGATCAGCCTTCTTCTTCCGCTACAGACGGCGGCGATTGCGATAGTGACGGCGACGACTGCCATCttctcttctcaatttcttccgATCTCATTCTTAGCACTACACGCG TGATCGATTTCTTGGGGTTCCGGCCGTCCGCCATTGCTGCCGCCGCCGTTCTCTGCGCTGCTGGTGAGCGATTGGATTCTCCAGCGGTTTGTGGCCATTTCCTTACGGCGGACAGAGTC GAAATGGTGAGAAGCTGTCACCAACTAATGGAGGAGTACGTGATTGACACGTGTCCGTTAGGCCTCCGAAAACAACGGAATGAAGAAGCCGAGCAGCCGGCTCCCCCGAGTCCAGTCGGCGTGCTCGACGCGGCTGCATGCGGTAGCTGTGACACGCGCTTGGACAATCTCGGCTCTACTAGCCATGAACCCGCCGCTCCCTCAGCCGAACCTCAGACTAAACGGCTGCGATCCTCTGCGCCGGATGTACAGGAGCAGTAG
- the LOC111807282 gene encoding nucleobase-ascorbate transporter 4 produces MVAGGAGGAQKVDEFQPHPIREQLPGIDFCISSSPTWPEVILLGFQHYLLMLGTTVAISTIIVPLMGGGNVEKAEMINTLLFVAGINTLLQTWFGTRLPVVIGGSYAYIIPAISIALSRRFNFYIDPHQRFKESMKALQGALIVASFLPMILGFLGFWRIVARFLSPLSAVPLVTLTGLGLFALGFPQLANCVEIGLPELIIVVILSQYIPPLMQGRRAIFDRFAVIFSIAIVWAYAEILTAAGAYKNRPPSTQFSCRTDRSGLIRAASWIKVPYPFQWGRPSFDAGDIFSMMASALVALIESTGTFIAAARYGSATHIPPSVLSRGVGWLGVGTLLDGLFGTGVGSTASVENAGLLGLTRVGSRRAVQISAGFMLFFSVLGKFGAVLASVPLPIMAALYCVLFAYVASAGLGLLQFCNLNSFRSKFVLGFSLFLGLSVPQYFNEYHFISGHGPVHTKARWFNNIMQVIFSSPATVAAVVAFFLDTTLMRNHSSTRRDSGRHWWEKFWSFNVDTRSEEFYSLPWNLSRFFPSF; encoded by the exons ATGGTCGCCGGTGGTGCCGGAGGAGCCCAGAAAGTGGACGAGTTTCAGCCTCATCCAATCAGAGAGCAACTACCCGGCATCGATTTCTGCATTTCCAGCTCTCCGACATGGC CCGAAGTCATACTTCTGGGATTTCAACATTACTTACTGATGCTCGGAACTACTGTTGCAATCTCCACTATAATCGTTCCTTTGATGGGAGGTGGAAAT GTGGAGAAGGCCGAAATGATAAACACTTTGCTGTTTGTTGCTGGAATTAATACATTATTACAAACCTGGTTTGGAACCCGGTTGCCTGTGGTGATTGGTGGGTCGTATGCCTACATCATCCCAGCTATCTCCATAGCTTTGTCTCGAAGATTCAATTTCTACATTGATCCTCATCAG AGGTTCAAAGAATCAATGAAGGCTTTACAAGGAGCATTGATTGTTGCATCTTTCCTGCCAATGATACTTGGCTTTTTGGGGTTTTGGAGGATTGTTGCTAG GTTTCTCAGCCCTTTATCTGCAGTTCCTCTTGTGACTCTCACTGGACTTGGCCTCTTTGCACTGGGTTTCCCTCAA CTTGCCAATTGCGTTGAAATTGGACTTCCAGAATTGATCATAGTGGTTATATTATCTCAG TATATACCACCCCTGATGCAAGGCAGACGAGCCATATTTGATCGATTTGCAGTTATTTTCTCCATTGCAATTGTTTGGGCATATGCTGAGATATTGACTGCAGCTGGTGCATATAAAAATAGACCTCCCAGTACTCAATTCAGTTGCCGCACTGACCGTTCTGGGCTAATTCGTGCTGCCTCCTG GATAAAGGTTCCTTATCCATTTCAATGGGGGCGTCCTAGTTTTGATGCTGGAGATATCTTTTCAATGATGGCTTCTGCCCTCGTTGCTCTCATTGAG TCTACAGGAACATTCATTGCAGCTGCAAGATATGGGAGTGCCACACATATACCGCCATCTGTTCTAAGCCGTGGAGTTGGTTGGCTG GGGGTAGGGACTTTGCTGGATGGATTATTTGGCACTGGCGTTGGCTCCACTGCATCTGT TGAAAATGCAGGTCTTTTGGGTTTGACCCGAGTCGGAAGCCGAAGAGCTGTTCAAATTTCTGCTGGGTTTATGCTGTTCTTCTCTGTGCTAG GCAAATTTGGTGCTGTCCTTGCTTCTGTACCCTTACCAATAATGGCAGCCTTGTACTGTGTCCTCTTTGCCTATGTTG CTTCTGCTGGTCTTGGGTTACTTCAATTCTGCAACCTCAACAGCTTTCGGTCAAAATTCGTACTCGGATTCTCTCTGTTCTTGGGCCTCTCTGTGCCCCAGTACTTCAATGAGTATCATTTCATTTCTGGGCATGGTCCTGTTCATACTAAAGCCAGATGG TTCAACAACATTATGCAAGTGATATTCTCCTCACCAGCCACAGTGGCTGCAGTGGTTGCTTTCTTCTTGGACACCACACTGATGAGGAACCATAGCTCGACTCGTCGAGACAGCGGGCGCCATTGGTGGGAGAAGTTTTGGTCGTTCAACGTCGATACGAGAAGCGAAGAGTTCTACTCTCTTCCATGGAACCTCAGCAGGTTCTTCCCCTCATTCTAA
- the LOC111780165 gene encoding cysteine-rich and transmembrane domain-containing protein WIH2-like: MSYYNQGQPPVGVPPPQGYPPEGYPKDAYPPQGYPPPGSYPPQGYPPPYAPQYAQPPPQQQQNSGPGCMEGCLAALCCCCLLDACF, encoded by the exons ATGAGTTATTATAATCAAGGTCAGCCTCCGGTTGGAGTGCCTCCGCCTCAAG GTTATCCGCCAGAAGGTTATCCAAAGGATGCTTATCCGCCACAAGGCTATCCTCCTCCCGGATCTTATCCGCCGCAGGGATACCCTCCGCCTTACGCTCCTCAGTACGCGCAACCTCCTCCTCAACAACAGCAGAACAGCGGCCCTGGTTGCATGGAAGGCTg TTTAGCTGCGCTGTGCTGTTGCTGCCTGCTTGACGCCTGCTTCTAA
- the LOC111790626 gene encoding telomere repeat-binding factor 1-like: protein MGAPKQKWTNQEETALKAGVVKHGAGKWRTILKDPEFSDVLYLRSNVDLKDKWRNMSVMANGWGSRDKARLALKRLHAPKKDESIVAQGIAVQSEDEFPEAKTVSLSLDIKQIAGPKQSNVRNEEEDEEEEEKEVERTERDAMYDCHRLDNLIIEAISTLRERSGSIKNSIALYIEDQYWAPPDFKRLLSSKLKFLTASGKLVKVKRRYRLAPTVSSCERRGSMLLLDDQHRASVRDNRDEICTLAKAQMDLELAKMRTMTSEEAAAVAARAVAEAEAAIAEAEEAAREAEAAEADAAAAQSFAEAAMKTLKGRNLPKMQMVGV from the exons ATGGGTGCTCCGAAGCAGAAATGGACTAACCAAGAAGAAACAGCCCTGAAGGCTGGAGTTGTTAAACATGGAGCTGGAAAGTGGCGAACAATACTTAAGGATCCTGAATTCAGTGATGTACTGTATCTTCGTTCAAATGTTGATCTCAAG GATAAGTGGAGAAACATGAGCGTCATGGCTAATGGCTGGGGATCCCGAGATAAGGCGAGGTTGGCACTTAAGAGATTGCATGCTCCTAAAAAAGATGAGAGTATTGTGGCTCAAGGCATTGCTGTCCAAAGTGAGGATGAATTTCCGGAAGCTAAGACTGTTTCCCTTTCCTTGGACATCAAGCAGATAGCTGGTCCAAAGCAATCAAATGTAAG AAAcgaagaggaagatgaagaagaagaagaaaaagaagtagaaagaacagaaagagATGCAATGTATGATTGTCATAG GTTAGACAATCTTATAATTGAGGCAATTTCTACCTTGAGAGAACGTAGTGGCTCTATTAAGAATAGCATTGCTTTATATATAGAG GATCAGTACTGGGCTCCTCCAGACTTCAAGCGGTTGTTATCATCGAAATTGAAGTTCTTAACAGCTAGTGGTAAACTGGTTAAG GTTAAACGGAGATACAGGCTCGCTCCAACGGTGTCTTCTTGCGAGAGAAGGGGCTCTATGTTATTGTTGGACGACCAGCATAGAGCCTCTGTGAGAGATAACAGAGATGAAATTTGTACACTTGCAAAAGCTCAAATGGATCTCGAATTGGCGAAGATGAGGACCATGACATCCGAAGAGGcagctgctgttgctgctcGAGCAGTTGCAGAAGCCGAAGCAGCAATAGCAGAGGCCGAAGAGGCTGCAAGGGAAGCCGAGGCAGCTGAAGCAGATGCTGCAGCAGCACAATCATTTGCAGAAGCTGCAATGAAGACACTGAAAGGAAGAAATCTTCCGAAGATG CAGATGGTTGGAGTTTGA
- the LOC111804360 gene encoding uncharacterized protein LOC111804360, whose translation MNIFRALTLFFLPFILILSGKFITIRGFSYDYSATTECLAKPRRVHHGGGIIVNPEFNNGIEGWKMFGGDEIKQGSLKQDDDINTFIVAHKRAHPRDSLYQLVHLRHGKLYSFSAWVRLSEGSAPVAVLFRNSKGGRILHGGETRAKQGCWSLLKGGIVSDFTGHAEVFFESENTSAEIWIDNVSLQPFTKEQWRSHQDRSINKVRKSKVRLQITRADNSKLAGAKVFLDQKKPNFPFGAGMNHHILSSKEYQDWFASRFSYATFTNELKWYSTEIEPGKENYTIPDAMLEFANQHGISVRGHNIFWDNPKFQPQWVKSLSPADLKIAAEKRINSVVKRYSGKFIHWDVMNENVHFRYFEDKLGENASAEYFNTAHKLDSKTLLFVNEYNTMERGNKTTATPANVRKKLFQILSYPGNKNIPAGIGLQGNFGPDPPNLPYMRSALDYLGSTGYPIWITEVFYRKTPNQAQYYEEVLREGYAHPAVKGIITFAGPLSANFTTLPLVDLNFKNTPAGDVVDKLLAEWKSPSLEITTDGEGFVEALLFHGDYNVTVQHPGNKSATSVSIRVSEDAAYQTFNVQLSNN comes from the exons ATGAACATTTTCAGAGCTCTCACcctattttttcttcccttcatTTTGATACTTTCAg GGAAGTTCATAACCATCCGAGGTTTCTCTTATGACTATTCTGCAACAACTGAG TGTCTAGCGAAGCCAAGGAGGGTTCATCATGGAGGAGGGATCATAGTGAATCCAGAGTTCAACAATGGAATTGAAGGGTGGAAAATGTTTGGAGGAGATGAAATAAAGCAAGGGTCATTGAAACAAGACGACGATATCAATACGTTCATTGTAGCTCACAAGAGGGCTCACCCAAGGGATAGTCTCTATCAGTTGGTTCATCTCCGACATGGAAAGCTCTATAGTTTCTCTG CTTGGGTTCGACTAAGTGAAGGAAGCGCACCTGTCGCTGTTCTATTCAGAAATAGTAAAGGTGGTCGGATTCTTCATGGTGGTGAAACCAGAGCCAAGCAGGGCTGCTGGAGTTTGCTCAAAGGTGGCATTGTCTCTGATTTCACAGGCCATGCGGAGGTCTTTTTTGAG AGTGAAAATACATCAGCAGAAATTTGGATCGATAATGTCTCACTGCAACCATTTACAAAGGAGCAATGGCGATCCCACCAAGACAGAAGCATTAACAAG GTGAGGAAAAGCAAGGTGAGGCTGCAAATAACTCGAGCAGACAACAGTAAACTAGCAGGTGCAAAAGTCTTCCTCGACCAGAAAAAACCAAACTTCCCATTTGGGGCAGGAATGAACCACCACATTCTCTCCAGCAAAGAATACCAAGATTGGTTTGCATCAAGATTTTCTTATGCCACTTTTACAAATGAACTTAAGTGGTATAGCACTGAGATAGAACCAGGCAAAGAGAACTACACCATCCCTGATGCGATGCTTGAGTTTGCCAATCAACATGGTATTTCAGTAAGAGGACACAACATTTTCTGGGACAATCCCAAGTTTCAGCCACAATGGGTCAAGTCACTCTCCCCTGCAGATTTGAAGATAGCAGCAGAAAAAAGAATCAACTCCGTGGTTAAGAGATATTCTGGTAAGTTTATCCACTGGGACGTCATGAATGAAAATGTACACTTCAGATACTTTGAGGACAAACTCGGTGAAAATGCCTCAGCAGAGTACTTCAACACAGCACATAAACTTGACAGTAAGACACTTCTTTTCGTGAATGAATACAATACCATGGAACGTGGTAATAAAACGACAGCAACCCCGGCTAACGTAAGAAAGAAACTCTTCCAAATCCTATCATATCCCGGGAACAAAAATATTCCAGCAGGAATCGGCTTGCAGGGCAACTTCGGCCCTGATCCGCCAAACCTACCATACATGAGATCCGCATTGGACTATCTAGGATCAACAGGCTACCCCATATGGATCACAGAAGTGTTTTATCGCAAAACTCCAAATCAG GCACAATACTATGAGGAAGTTCTAAGAGAAGGATACGCACATCCTGCAGTGAAGGGCATAATCACATTTGCAGGCCCATTATCGGCGAATTTCACGACCCTGCCGCTTGTGGATCTAAATTTCAAGAACACCCCAGCAGGAGACGTTGTCGATAAGCTTCTTGCTGAATGGAAATCGCCCAGCTTGGAAATTACAACCGATGGTGAAGGTTTTGTTGAAGCTTTGTTGTTCCATGGAGATTACAATGTAACAGTGCAGCACCCTGGAAACAAATCCGCCACTTCTGTTAGCATTAGAGTATCTGAAGATGCCGCTTATCAGACCTTCAATGTCCAACTCAGCAATAATTGA